One Trichoderma asperellum chromosome 5, complete sequence genomic region harbors:
- a CDS encoding uncharacterized protein (BUSCO:EOG092D2TS7) encodes MRRHSLRLEHLARAGKPSRCAASSVRPITALRLQPLKSCSCTCYRQHRFFSAGPAEASETGRFNSAFGAGTNDTIYALSTAQGKAGIAVIRISGPSCLDVYRALCPSKALPKPRYASVRSLFDPQHSGSHRGVLDSEALVLFFPSPKTVTGEDVLELHIHGGPATIKAVLAAIPQCPSKSRIRYAEPGEFTKRAFLNDRLDLARVESLGDILSAETEQQRRAAVRGNSGALARTYESWREELLLARGEIEALIDFSEDQHFDESPTDLLHNVAKLVDNILRGIHLHEQGGQRSELLRSGIRIALLGPPNVGKSSLMNLIVGREASIVSGEAGTTRDIVEASLDIRGYLCSFADTAGFRSSDPLGPSGPVGAIELEGIRRAKQKAQESDIVVVLASVESGPSGPFILYDQETLDIAAAAEAQLIVINKRDVAEPREFALLVDKFRQRLGEKDPRLASVQLAAVSCKEASLTSSSAARNKDPGGIHALTEALVSTFSQMTEMPVDLQDLLGVTARQAQLLARCRAHLEDFMAEARPEEGEDHHPGVEADAVLAAEFLRYAADCLARITGKGEAGDVEDVLGVVFEKFCVGK; translated from the exons ATGCGCCGCCACAGTTTACGGTTGGAACACTTGGCTCGCGCCGGGAAACCATCTCGATGTGCTGCCTCGTCAGTCCGGCCCATTACGGCACTGAGGCTGCAACCGTTGAAATCATGTTCATGTACATGTTACCGTCAACACAGATTCTTTTCAGCCGGACCTGCTGAAGCCAGTGAGACCGGACGGTTCAATAGTGCATTCGGTGCGGGCACCAATGACACCATCTATGCACTTTCAACAGCCCAGGGCAAGGCGGGAATAGCTGTAATTCGCATCTCAGGGCCATCATGTTTGGAT GTATACAGAGCCTTGTGTCCCTCTAAAGCACTACCAAAGCCCAGATATGCTTCTGTAAGGTCGCTATTTGACCCTCAGCACTCAGGGTCACATCGAGGAGTATTGGACTCTGAAGCATtggttctcttcttcccttctccaaAAACCGTTACCGGAGAAGACGTGCTAGAGCTGCACATTCATGGTGGACCGGCCACTATCAAGGCAGTCCTAGCAGCTATTCCACAATGCCCCTCAAAGTCAAGGATTCGATACGCCGAACCGGGAGAATTTACCAAGAGAGCTTTCTTGAACGATCGGCTGGATCTCGCGCGAGTAGAATCTCTTGGCGATATTCTTTCTGCAGAGacggagcagcagcggcgcgcAGCAGTCAGAGGAAATTCGGGGGCCTTGGCTCGTACCTATGAGAGCTGGAGAGAGGAGCTTCTCCTTGCACGAGGAGAAATAGAGGCTCTGATTGACTTTTCGGAGGATCAGCATTTTGACGAATCGCCCACAGATTTACTCCACAATGTGGCAAAGTTGGTGGACAATATACTTCGAGGTATTCATCTGCACGAACAGGGCGGCCAGAGAAGCGAGCTTTTGAGGAGTGGTATCAGGATTGCGCTCCTAGGGCCGCCGAATGTTGGGAAAAGTTCGCTCATGAACTTGATTGTCGGTCGCGAGGCTTCAATCGTGTCCGGCGAGGCTGGTACCACCCGAGATATAGTGGAGGCCAGCCTTGATATTCGAGGCTACCTATGTTCTTTCGCGGATACAGCCGGATTTAGGTCGAGCGATCCTTTAGGACCATCCGGCCCCGTTGGGGCCATCGAGCTGGAGGGAATCCGCCGGGCAAAGCAGAAAGCACAAGAATCAGACATTGTCGTCGTTCTGGCATCAGTCGAGAGTGGCCCGTCGGGGCCGTTCATCCTGTACGACCAGGAGACGCTGGacattgccgccgccgcagaaGCCCAGCTTATTGTGATAAACAAGAGAGACGTCGCCGAACCAAGGGAGTTTGCTTTGCTTGTTGACAAGTTTCGCCAAAGATTAGGCGAGAAGGATCCCAGGCTAGCATCAGTTCAACTAGCCGCAGTGTCATGCAAGGAGGCCAGCCTAACAAGCTCCTCTGCGGCGCGGAACAAGGATCCGGGAGGAATTCATGCATTAACAGAGGCACTGGTCAGCACCTTTTCGCAAATGACAGAGATGCCTGTCGACCTACAGGATCTGCTTGGTGTGACAGCTCGCCAGGCACAGCTCTTGGCCAGGTGCAGGGCTCACCTGGAGGACTTTATGGCAGAAGCGCGGccggaggagggagaggatcACCATCCAGGAGTAGAAGCCGATGCTGTGCTGGCGGCTGAGTTCTTGCGATATGCGGCAGACTGCCTGGCGCGCATCACCGGCAAGGGGGAGGCTGGCGATGTAGAAGATGTTCTTGGAGTGGTGTTTGAGAA GTTTTGCGTTGGAAAATAG
- a CDS encoding uncharacterized protein (TransMembrane:2 (i129-147o167-183i)), whose protein sequence is MAPTTNSHGRSHSLLLLQRLLNLRDAASPLTLLLDNLEQPARPVISELMTRAKLAKTKIIFLSFSTLRKPREADVFIKATGKDLNAVSRELLSHYPAFQPAAIKDKTVQRAVVFIDSLNSLSSAATQSLAVFLSSIITPVVSIVGVYHTDVPVILPKSFNEYEPHPFALLNHLATAILTLSNLQQEIERQKARNRSVVEPEWGLKEDREGVLIGLTEKSKSEDQGGVVINMELRRRSGRAVDEKFILMPPSAATTKAGLGKLCLLTDHSMFKKPEADQGEDGEEQPESTFNLGLTEKQRKDREGIVLPYFDAQTDIGAGEGGRILYEMGREDDFDDEEDEI, encoded by the exons ATGGCACCCACGACAAACTCGCATGGCCGTTCTCACAGCCTCCTCTTGCTCCAGAGGCTTCTGAATCTGCGCGATGCCGCCAGCCCTCTCACTCTTCTTCTCGATAACCTCGAACAGCCCGCCCGGCCAGTAATCTCAGAGCTCATGACAAGAGCAAAg CtggcaaaaacaaaaatcaTATTCCTATCCTTCTCTACACTTCGCAAGCCTCGAGAAGCAGACGTCTTCATCAAAGCCACGGGAAAAGATTTAAACGCAGTCAGCCGGGAACTTCTGTCACATTATCCCGCATTtcagccagcagccatcAAAGATAAGACAGTTCAGA GAGCTGTCGTCTTCATTGACTCATTAAATTCTCTTTCATCGGCGGCTACCCAATCACTGGCCGTCTTTTTATCCAGCATCATCACGCCAGTAGTTTCCATCGTGGGTGTATATCACACCGATGTACCAGTCATCCTACCAAAATCTTTCAACGAATATGAGCCTCACCCGTTTGCGCTGCTGAACCATCTAGCAACGGCCATCTTAACACTATCAAACCTACAGCAAGAAATCGAACGGCAAAAGGCTCGCAACAGGAGTGTCGTAGAGCCAGAATGGGGCCTCAAAGAAGATCGCGAAGGTGTCCTCATCGGCCTCACAGAAAAGAGCAAGTCTGAAGACCAGGGAGGCGTCGTCATCAACATGGAGCTACGAAGGAGAAGCGGGCGGGCCGTCGACGAAAAGTTCATCCTCATGCCACCCTCTGCAGCGACGACAAAAGCCGGCCTCGGCAAGCTTTGTCTTCTCACGGACCATTCAATGTTCAAGAAGCCCGAGGCAGATCaaggtgaagatggagaagaacagCCCGAGAGCACATTTAATCTAGGCCTTACAGAGAAGCAGCGAAAGGATAGAGAGGGGATTGTGCTGCCGTACTTTGATGCGCAGACTGatattggagctggagagggtGGCAGGATCTTGTACGAGatgggcagagaagatgattttgatgacgaagaggatgagatATGA
- a CDS encoding uncharacterized protein (TransMembrane:1 (i199-217o)~BUSCO:EOG092D3VHD) yields the protein MIRSTQISRLDGLMLCASVDDEAQSDAAALNEVKQQLRQILRKLTRNSESQASIESSTLFTIHYLIDSDVVFLCICERSYPRKLAFTYLADLAREFTTTYTAQNIHNPALRPYAFMEFDNFIAKTRTTYADARAAQNLDKLNDELRDVTKIMTKNIEDLLYRGDNLERMGEISSRLRDDSKKYRRAAVRINWELMLKQYGPFAGLGFFILIFIYWRFF from the exons ATGATTCGATCAACACAGATATCGAGGCTGGACG GCCTCATGCTTTGCGCCTCCGTCGACGACGAAGCACAA TCCGACGCCGCCGCCCTCAACGaagtcaagcagcagctccgcCAAATCCTCCGCAAACTCACCCGCAACTCCGAATCCCAAGCCTCCATCGAGTCCTCGACCCTCTTCACCATCCACTACCTCATCGACTCCGACGTCGTGTTCCTCTGCATCTGCGAGCGCTCCTACCCGCGCAAGCTCGCCTTCACCTACCTCGCCGACCTCGCCCGCGAGTTCACCACCACCTACACCGCGCAGAACATCCACAACCCGGCCCTTCGGCCCTACGCCTTCATGGAGTTTGACAACTTCATCGCCAAGACGAGGACGACCTATGCCGACGCCCGCGCGGCGCAGAACCTGGACAAGCTCAACGACGAGCTGCGCGACGTCACAAAGATTATGACCAAGAACATCGAGGACCTGCTCTATCGCGGGGATAATCTCGAGCGCATGGGCGAGATTAGCAGCCGCTTGAGGGACGATAGCAAAAAATATCGACGGGCCGCTGTGCGCATCAACTGGGAGCTGATGCTGAAGCAGTACGGTCCCTTTGCCGGACTTGGCTTTTTCATCTTGATTTTCATTTACTGGCGGTTCTTTTAA
- a CDS encoding uncharacterized protein (EggNog:ENOG41): MGAFDSVGTLLADIANIISDGQRILSLSDKRHWGQDEREQERALDSVLDEARKDFQELGPLVNGNGRTQYEHDRRHESMEELRAILGKFQALNQKLKDWSRSGGPIDPTWVRETFSLRRELHRAQCRAAMRVFTSAREASQRCLGAFIVQRKQRAPLRDAKAGVRPDEPTLERYYREELMACKAVGTFQRFGDQDIAFVCDFCDGHLVWEDLERMPTVRSSTQAVPPSSLSSPVSLLPNTSNWQASGVTNCGQHQKQVIFAPVAIANHIIPTHGDWEAKLLCPLCEEIGEQPQDEDDDEDPYRPDEEFDDVKSLQEHLEWQHGTATLPIGLPTTSTTENNCLVM; the protein is encoded by the exons ATGGGCGCCTTCGACTCGGTCGGGACACTGCTGGCAGACATAGCGAACATCATCTCCGACGGGCAGCGCATCCTGAGCTTGTCGGACAAGCGGCATTGGGGGCAGGACGAGCGCGAGCAGGAGCGTGCGTTGGATTCGGTGCTGGATGAGGCGCGGAAAGACTTTCAAGAGCTGGGGCCATTGGTCAATGGAAATGGACGGACGCAGTATGAGCACGATCGCAGAC ATGAATCGATGGAAGAGCTACGAGCGATTCTTGGCAAGTTTCAAGCATTGAACCAGAAGCTGAAAGACTGGAGTCGATCTGGGGGCCCTATCGATCCCACTTGGGTGCGCGAGACATTCTCATTAAGACGAGAGCTACATCGAGCTCAATGCCGAGCAGCAATGCGAGTATTTACATCCGCGCGGGAAGCCTCACAACGATGTTTGGGCGCCTTTATCGTGCAGCGGAAACAGCGGGCCCCTCTCCGCGACGCCAAGGCTGGGGTTAGACCGGACGAACCGACACTCGAGAGATATTATAGAGAAGAGCTTATGGCGTGTAAAGCTGTGGGGACATTTCAGCGATTTGGAGATCAAGATATCGCCTTTGTTTGCGACTTTTGTGACGGACATTTGGTGTGGGAGGATTTGGAGCGCATGCCAACAGTGCGATCGTCCACTCAAGCAGTACCACCGAGCTCATTGAGCTCGCCAGTATCATTATTACCGAATACGTCAAACTGGCAGGCATCAGGCGTAACGAATTGCGGCCAGCATCAAAAGCAGGTTATCTTTGCTCCAGTGGCTATCGCAAATCACATTATACCGACACATGGGGACTGGGAGGCTAAGTTGCTATGCCCGCTCTGCGAGGAGATTGGAGAACAACCCcaggacgaagatgacgatgaagatccGTATCGCCCTGACGAAGAATTTGACGACGTAAAATCTTTACAAGAACACCTTGAATGGCAGCATGGAACGGCCACATTGCCGATTGGATTACCAACAACATCCACAACAGAGAATAACTGCCTGGTCATGTGA